The genomic window TCTGGTTCATGTGGCAATTCAGCAAATCCAACAGGTCCAGGCACCTCCCATGCCAACACCGGGTTTTCTTTCATTGAATTGGGGCAACCTGGCCTCTCTTGCTGGTGCCATTGTCGCTGGTGTGGCGGCCTATCAAGCAAAGATTGCAGCAAGGGCCAGCCGGGAATCAGCAGATGTGATGAAGAAGGAATACAAACAGCAGCTAAATCAGCAGAAACCAGTAATGGATTTTGAAAGCATCATATTTCATAGTGACACAAAGAATGGCCAGATATTAGGCTCAAAAATATATCCAAGATTTATTACCGTCAAAATCAGTAACATCAAGGGTGAAAATATTAATTACGTTGACTATGTTTATGCGGTTACAGACGATTCAAAGGTGCTATCTATTGGTTATGAAAACATGCCTCTTCAATACAGTCATTGTTATAGGCATACGCTTAACATCGACCTAGAGAATGATAGCAATTATAATCCAGAGAATATGTTTTTATTCATTTTTCTATCTGTTATGGATTCATCGAATAGAGAAGCCTTCTCAATATATGGTCAGCAGGTTAAACCTGGAAATAGCTTTGACGCACTTGAAACAGAAATATCAAAGCCTATTGATACAAATTATTTGATTCTTGATTCAATTAGAGAAATCATCTGGGACCACGTAATAGTGAATATGGATACATACGACCAATTATGTCTATCTCAAATATTAAATCAGGACCTTGATTTCCGTGAATTTAGAAAGCAACCTCAATACAAAGATTTTCTGCCTGACATTTGGGAAATTGTTGATAAGGAACCTGAAGAAGAGAAGAAGTCTATATGGTCGAAATTCCGAAAAAGAGTGAAGCTGAAAGAAGACCAAATAGTATGATGTATCCTCTTACGCATCAGTGGAGATAGACCATGTTCCTTGATCCTGTCTACCATGTGGCTGTTCAAGCGATGCCTCACCAAAGCTGGCTCTCTACAAATGGGCTAAGTGCCCTTGCAGCTACTGCTTCATTCTTGGCTGCTGGTGCAAGCTGGCTAAGTGTCTACTGGGCGAACAAGGCCAGAAAAGAGGAATTGGATAGGAGCAAACCAGATTTACAATTTGGCTATATGAATGTTGAAGATTCATCATCAGTCGAAAAAGATTTCAACATGGTTGACTTGAAATTCATGCTATACAACACGAAAAGAAACAAAATCCAGAGTATAGAGCAGACAATATTTATAACCTATCCGAGTAATGTAAAAAAAGATACAAGCAGATACCACTTTGACTACATGATAGGAACAGATGGGCATCAAATTGATCTACAACACAATATATTGCCATGTCCAGAACCAAAATCATTGATAATAATGATGCTTAAGACAACAGATGTATTTGGCAATACTGGTGAAAACATTTTCACATTATATTTTATAATAAAAGGAATGGCAATTCAATCTGGTGATGAAATGGAAATGTGCATGAAAGAAAGAAGACCTGTATTATATCAGGCAAATTCGGCTGGACAATTGGCACTTGGCGAAACAGCTTTTGTTCCATATCTACATCCAGCCATTATTGATAGACTTGTAATATGCCTAACAGATATTCACGATGATAAAATCGATAAGATGCTGTTTGACAAGGACTTGATTAATGCTCTACGCAAATTCAAATTTCGCAAGATACTTGGCAGATTTAACATAATAAAACATATTCGTGTAGCAATAAAAAGCATGATACACAAGATGCATTAGGCCAATCATACACATAATATCTCTACCTGTAATATTGGCCTAAACAAGATGATTTAACATCTATTGACCTATTCAATTCAATCTCTTTGTATCGTAAAACCCACTCGCTTCGCTCGTTAGGGTTTTACTCTTCCTCGCCTTCGGCTCGGAGAAACACTAAAAGAATAATCTTTTAATGAAGATAACCTATGACTTTCCCCAGCAACCATTCTCTAAAAAATGGTCTGACTATCAGACCTAAAAGAGATTCAATGGCTACTGGTGAAGTGGTATAGATTCAACCTACCGGATTTCTAAAGGTGAAGGTCAATTTGATTCCTGAGTCTAAATTGATTGCTTCTGGAGAGGGTCACGCTGTTCCCCACTTTAGTCTTACTCCAGACTTCACAGCCTGGACATGACGGTAATTCCCTAACAACCAAATCCGGTAGCAATTAGGGCATTCACTCTTACGAGTGGCTATAATAACAAGTCGAAGTAGATTATAGCTTCCTGAGACGGTTCCTAAAACATCTGCCGCTATCATTCCTCGGCTACTTTCCAGGTCTTGGCCTCTATAATATAATTCGGACGATTGAACCGTCCGTAAAAGCGATTTTGAAAATATATTTTTCAACGTGATCAAAGCCACTCTCTACAGAAATGGCAGACCAGAGATTATCATTAACATTTGTAATGGTCATACATTGCATAATAATCAATAACACTATTCTATAACAATTCCATTCTAATCTTCTAAATATGAACCTTTTGGCTTCATAACAAATTTCTTCAATTCTTCTAAATAATCACCCTTGGGTTCCATATTTTTTAATAGCTCAATAGCCTTCACCGGATCAAGACCAAGATCAGAGGCAACCTCTTCAAAAATCAATTGATCTAATGCAGGATCAAAGTCTTTCGTCGCAATTCGTGTATAATTTTCAATTAAATCAATAATAAAATTAATATATTTGCGTATTCTATCCAATTCTTTCCTTTTTGCATCATCAATCCCTTCATCAAAAGTGGATACGGTGCCAAGCAAGGGCGTCAACATGAAAGGGATAGACCCCAAGAGCATTTCAATGCGATCTACAATCACTTTATCAAGATAGGCTTTATGATTTGAGAAAATAGCATTACATTCTGAGAATGCTTTAGTGTAATTCTTTAATTCTTTTTTGAATTCATCAGGTCTTTCAAATGCGATACTACCTCTCATGCCGTTATACGATTTTGACAAGACGTGGGTAGCGATAGAAAATGCCCCAACAAATTGAAATCTCTTCTCCTGTTCAAGCTTGTGAGAAAATGCTTCCTTTCCCAAATCAGATTCCAGCCTCTTCATCTTTTCATCAATACCGCTTTGGTAATCTTTTAGATTCTTCTCTACTGCCTCTCGGATCTTTTCGTCCGTAGCCTTGACCAGGGTTTTCAGGCTCCACCAGCCATAGACTCCAAGCCCAAGTAAGCCGATCTCTCCCCATATCAGTCCAATCATGTTCGGCTCCGAAGCGAATCAACCTGTAGTAGCACGACCAGAACCATCAAGCAAGAGATGCCTACTCCAAGTCCGGCCAAAAGTCCCAAGATGGAACCAAGGCCACACGGCAATTCAAGAAACACCATTACAGTGAATCTCTAAATTAATTTCATCCCGATTCAATAGACCCGAATCGTATTTATGAATTAAATATCAGAGATTCACACAATGGACAATGATACACGCAAGATACTATTACAAAAGCTCAAGTATGATTTAGAAGCTCTTGATGCAGCAACAGAGAGTGTCCTAACAGATATTGAGACAGTAGAACAGCAGAAGATAGACATCATGCTCCAAATCCTATACGGGCTGGAGTAGTGATGAGCGAAACCATAAGCCGTAAAGAGCAATTAGAAGAAGATGTATACGCACTTCTCAAGAAGCTGGACATGCTTCAAACAAGGGTATTGTCTGTCGCTTGGCACATGATTCCCCATCTCCAGTCTGAATTCCCAATGCTCCCACGAGGGAAGGTCAAGCGAGAGGATGAAGAGAGGTTCCTTGAGGATTTCTACCAGGCCTACAGCAAGGGCACCTTTGATGCCTACCTGAAGAAGCGAGAAGAGAGATGGGCCTTCTACCGCTCTCCAGAATGGGCAGAGAAGAAGGCAGAGGCCTACAAGGTCTTTGGGCACCGCTGCATGGCCTGCGGAGCCTCTGGCGGGCCTCTATCAGTCGATCACATCATCAGCCGCAATGAGGCACCAGAGAAGGAGCTTGAAATCAAAAATCTCCAGATTCTCTGCATCTTTTGCAATAAGGGAAAGAGTGGTTCCAGACAAGATTACAGGAAGAGAGAAGACCTGCTAAGTCTAATCAGGCACCTTGGAATCAAGCTCAACAAAGCAAGCTAATCAAAGATCACCCAATCTAATCACATTGATTTTGGCAGAAGCAACCTGCCTTTTTGATGTTTTCCCCATTTTTCTACTTGAAGCTGGGCGCATTCGCCGTCCAGAACCAACAACCTTAATAAGTCCAACCAATGAAAGCATTGATAATAATTCAGTATTGATATGTTTTTCAAAATATTTTTCAATTCCAACATTAACGATTGGATTAATATCGCCATTACTGCAATACAGCATGGATGGCATATCCGTAAATTCCGATTTGCCTGAGTATCTAATTGTTCTTATTTTGGCATACATGTAATTTGTAAGCATTTTGCTATTCGGCGCATAATGTATAAAATACACACCCCTACTAATAAGACCGTCTATTCCTTCAGCTTCAACGATCAATACAATTTCTACGTTAGATTCTTTATACCTTATGCGTGGAGAGCGAACAATAATAGCAATTGATGACTTGTTGCCTCCAAGGACTTTATTACTCAATATATCGGTAGAGCCTTCATTCCTTCCTATCTTGCCATACATGGGTATCGTCTCTAAATCAGTCGCATCAGTCGATATTCTTTTCCCATCTTTCATTATTTCAAATATAACATATCTGATATTATTTAATGGCTTATTTCTGATGTTTTCAAGCTCAAACCGTATTGCAATATTGTTAAAAAGACCATCTTGATATGTCAAATTGTCCTTCAATACTAGAATGGGTTTGTCAGCGTCTTCACGTTTTTGTCTTTCTATTTTTTGCTCTCTGTTACTTCTAATCCCATTGTAAATTGCGAATATAGCACCGCAACCAGTAAATAATGTGAACAGTCCAGAGAATTGAGCAATTTTTTCCCATAATGCTTTTGGCGGGACCTGTTCTACTACAATTCGTATTACTTCTCCAGGTAACATCAAATCTCCAATCTACATTTTCATCCCAGGTAATTTGCTTTCTCCATAAGCATTTTCAAAATATCCAATGGCCTTTGACGGTCCTTCTCTGTAAAAGCAATTGATGGACGGTAATACTGACCAACGCCAGTCCTATAACCATCATTCCAAGGTATATTTATAATCGATTCTACTTCCAATAGATATTTTTCCATCATGTCAACAAATTCAGGCCCCAAATGAATCATTTGCATTCTTGAAAATGTAATCAATTCTTGTGTCCTTTGACGAATATTACCAATGGCGTATTTGGGATCATCTTGCGATTTTTCAATCTGCCAATAGCTTTTGACGTTATTATATATTTGGTCCAATACCTCCTGGTAATGTCTTGAAATATCATAATGAATCTTTTGCATTCTTCTTTCTTCAATTTTTGCTTCTTCCATTGCCTTTAATTCGGCAGACCTGTCTATCTTTGCCAATTCAAGCTCATTTCCCAATTTAATCTTTTTCACTTCTCCAGCGTAAACCAGATATTTCTCAAATCCTTTGTATGCAGCGTATGCAATAACAAGAGCAATAGATAGCACTAGGCCATACGTCTTTACAATGTATATCCATAGATTTTCCATTGTTCGATCTCCAATCTTTTATTTTGGTTGTTTGGCGTTTTTGCCTTTTGAGTCGGTTGTCTTACTAATTCCAAAATCAGCATTTTACATCTAATTAATCAATCCCAACGGTGATTCGACAATAGTATTTGAAGCTTGTCACTAAGCAAAAATCGATTTTAACAATGGGATCACGAGCTTAAAAACAAATGATCCGAAATAAATTATAATAGTAATATTAAAAACGCTGAAGGCAGTAACAAGAATTAGATAAGCAATTTTCTTGCTTTTCTTAAACACATTTTCACCATCTCTTACAATATTCCATTCTTTTTTTAACATATACGCAAATGCATCTATCACTGACTCAAATTGCGCTATTCTCAATACCGAGTCAGCAAATCTAGCCTTACCGTTTGTATCAGCCTGTATTTCCTTTATCATGGAAACAAGTCCAGAATGCTCTGTCGGATTTAGCCTGAGTATTATGCGATTAGCCAGGGCATTCATCTTTGATAGTGCGTCCATGTGTGTTTCTGGTTTTATTTCCACATGGTTCACAGTATGTATAACATGGTTGCCATGGTCCGTAAATCTATATAATGCGTTCACCAAACCAAAGAAATCTGAAACATCAATTCTTATCGCATCTATCCAAGCTTGCCTAAATTTGGATATCTCATTTTCCTTTGAAATAATCATGCTAATATAGGAGAAGCCACCCGCGATTAGTGCGGCCGAAATAACACCCACTACGGCTAGAAATTCCTTGTAATTTTCCATGTTTTCTCCCATCCATTATTATTCACTACAGATTTTCACGTTCTTTGGTTAATCTTGTTCCGTATATTATTTTCAGGAAATTCAATTTACCGTCTTCACTACTAATAAGTAATAACGTTATATCAATTTTTCCCAAAATCCAGATCATTTCTTTTCTAGTAAATGACGCCACATCGGTTCGCTTTGGCATTCCGTATTTATCCGATAAGCTTTTGAACAAATTACTATACGTATTTACGGCTGAAGCTCTACCAATTTCAGAGGGAGCAGACAAGTGAACCTGCTTCAATTTATCATTTTTAATATAAAACATAGCCGTAAAGGATTCACCATCGAGCATCACATCTTTCAGAATATACGGAGACGTTGAACCATCACTCAATGGGCTATCTTCTGGATTAGGAACCAGCCCTTTAATGGTTTTCAATAGCTCCTTTGTAGACATTCCTGCCCTTGCCTCTTTCCAGAGTGCCTGGGCATTGGCCATATTGGTAAGCAGACAGGGAACCGAAAGAAATAATACAAGTGGTCTCATGACCTCTCCGGCTTGGTTGGAATCTGGAGAGATGGTAGTCCCATCCTCTCTTAAATCCAAGAATCTTTGGTTGACCAAATCTGGTTCTGCTAATCTCGTGGCATCCATCAGACAGGAGAACCCATGAGATGCACCTACCCTGCCCTTCTCCTATGCCTGGTTCTGGCCTGTGATCAGAGAGCCACCACACCACCCGCGCAGGCTATAGCTCCCGCCGTGGCCCCTACTCCTGTCGTCCCTGCCCCACCACCTACGCCCTATGGCATTAAGAAGATTTTTGCAGGCATGACCTTGAAGGAATTCATGGCAGCGAAGCCAAACATCTATCTTACTTTTATGTCCGACGGCGTTAAGTGCTACACCATAAAAGAGACAATTGCAGGCGTGAAGTGTGAACCCATTTGTTCTTTTGAGGATTATGGAGACGGCAAGATCCTAGACCGATTACATTTTTCAATTAAAGATTATGACTATAGCTCAATCAGAGATGCCATCATTGAAAAATACGGTTATCCATCAAAGGCTGAAAAGGTAACGAAGCATAATGCGATGGGAGCATCATTTCACGGTGAAGAGCTTGAGTGGAGGAACAGCATCAGCTTCATTAGGGCTGAACAGGTTGGATCAAAGGTATCTGAATCTTCCTTCAGCTTTGGGTATACGGACGCCAAGCATAGAACGTCAAAAGAAGATTTAGCCAAAGAAAAGAAAAAGAAGGATATTTAAGGCAGACTTGAGACGCATATAGTAATTCTATTAATTATAGACCTTTGTTTTCTTTATCATTTCCAGGAATTTAAGATGGATTGCACTTGTATTTTCAGCGTATTTCTTCATATCAATTGAATATATTGCCGCTAATGGCCCAGTGGTGATATAAACAAAATCAGACTTAACATCTTTGACAATTCCATCGATTCCGTCGATTACATTTTGGTCTCCAGACAAAAGATGTAAATCATATAATGTTAATTCAATAGATTCCAATTCATGACCTATTTCCTGTGATAATTGATTGACCTTGCTTGGATTTGTGCTATAAGAAGCATCAAATCTAGGGTCACGATAATTTGGATCAATCTTTCCATTAAATTCATTTGAAATTTCACGTCTATAGCCTATTATTTTATTAATGCTTTTATAAATTGATATATAATCACTTTTGGCAAGATCAGCCTTTTTGAGGGTAATCTCATTTTTTAATTGATTTTTGTTTGACATGTAGCTTCCAGCTATCGCAAGGATACCTCCAACCATTACTGACATCACCGGCATTAGCATCTCGCTAACCCTTTTCTGTTTGCCTTCATTAACATTCCTCAATCTATTAAAAATATAATACGGCTTTCTACGCACTGGAAACCTCCTATGTGAAATCCTTAGCTTCCCGAGGAGAAAAGACACCCAATCTTCCGACCTCCGGTTTTGTGCCCTACCCTACTCCAAAACCCCAAATAAAAAAAGAGCCTCAATCAAGAGGCTCTGATCTTGAGTGGTAGCTAGTGCTGGCTACTTGAGCTTCTTAGAGGCGCGAGCCTTGGCAAGAGCCTTGATGGCGGCCAGATTCCCCTTCCGGCTCGACGTTTTGATGTATCCGGTCGGGCCAGTGCCGAATTGCTTCTGATACGAGGTAAGAATGTCGATCGCTTCAGCCTTGAAGGTTTCAGTAGCTACGGCCACCTGGAATTGCATCACCATCTCTTCAGGAGTGCCCTTGAACCTCTTGGCAATACCCTTAGCGAAGGTTTCAGCATTCTTCTCAACCTGCGTAGCCCTCTGACCTGTTCCCACGCTCTTCTTAGGCTTGATGGCAACCATAGCCGAGAGAGCTTCAGAGTATTCCATTTCAGCCGCCTCAACAGCATCAAGGAAGGCTGAATACTTCTTCTCCAGAGCCGCATAGATGATGTGGTTCTGTCGTGCTTCAGGCTTGCCAGCAATTTCAGATTCAAGCCTAGTGATTACAGCGGCAGGGATGGAGATCTTGCCAAAGCGATATTCGGCCTTGTCGCTCTTGCCGGTGCCTTTGATGTAGCTGAAGAGGTTTTCCTTTTTCATTACGGGCATCTTGTCTCCTGTGGGTTGTGGTGCCGGTGAAGGTGGAAGAGATGGAGTAGCAGAGATGATGATTTGTGTAGCTTGAGCCTCTGTCTTTTGAGCGTCAAGCTGTTTCTGCTTCTCCAGCTTGGCTCTAGCACTATTCGGAAATTTGAAGATTGACATATGCACTACCTCCAATGTTCAGTATATGCTTATGATATAGATTGCAAGATATTATTTTACGATTGTTATTCAATGCTAGATCCAGCCTTGAGAAGCCATCTCATCCACCCCTGAACCAAAGATTTTCTTCTCCAGGCCTCTTCTGATAGTGCTACCATTTCCTAGCTTTCTTGCCTAACAGAATGTCCGAGATGCTAGACCATCTACAGGAGAGATGAGATGCCAGCACCAAAGCTAAAGGCACCAATTATTAAGCTTGCAACAAAGGAAGAG from Geothrix sp. 21YS21S-2 includes these protein-coding regions:
- a CDS encoding HNH endonuclease, with the translated sequence MSETISRKEQLEEDVYALLKKLDMLQTRVLSVAWHMIPHLQSEFPMLPRGKVKREDEERFLEDFYQAYSKGTFDAYLKKREERWAFYRSPEWAEKKAEAYKVFGHRCMACGASGGPLSVDHIISRNEAPEKELEIKNLQILCIFCNKGKSGSRQDYRKREDLLSLIRHLGIKLNKAS